AGCGCGTAGACGCATTACAGCACCAGGACCGTCTATTCCCTTCGCTTTGCTCCCCCATCACAATGCCAACCAGCGTGTGACCTTTTGCtttgaattttaaaacagttctttgtttttgttttatttttgaaaacacaATACAGTTCTGTCTGCATACCATTTAGTTGTAGACTGATTTGGggttggaggtgggggtgaggtgcTTGTTCGATATTATTTGATACCGTATTGTTTACACCATCGCCGGATCTTAAACTTGCATATTGGAATTCTATTTGCTTCTAACTGGGTCCCTTTCCCGGCAGCTCTGAAGCGGACATTAATTGATCTGGTGCGACTGGTGTCATAACGACAGTGTGAGGGAGCTCGACTGATCAGCAGCCTTGAGAAACGCATACTTTTCTGCCCAACAAATGAGTGCCAGGATACACAAAGATTTGTCGCTTTCTTTGTCCTCTTGCAGTGGAAACAGGAACTTTTCTCAGAGCAATGGCACCTGCGTGACCGAGGTGGGAAAGTTAATGTACTCTTTCTCCGCCACAGTGGTTCTTATCGTGTTGGTGACGCTGATCGTCGGCGTGATCGCCGTCTCCCTGATCACCTTTCACTtccacaaaagcaaaatgaagaaGCGGAAGATGCAGAGGGCTCAGGAGGAATATGAGCGCGACCACTGCAGCCCCGAGGCGCTGAATTGTTCCTCGCCCGAGGCAGTGGGGGTGACGGGGAGCCCAGCTTACCAGGCGGCTACTGCCTCCCGGTGCCCCCCACACACAGTGGACTCCTCAAGCCGCCCGGATCGAGAAGAATCCGAATCGGACCTTCACTGTACGGACACTGCAAGGAACCCAGAGTTCCAATCCGTGCTTTTGTAATGAACTACCGCCTGACTGCAGATAACAACAGACCATTGTGATAGATACTTGAACATTACATAGTTTCAAGAAAacagaggggagggggaggcgagGACAGGCACGGCGCATGGCAAATCACATTAAGCCCGAAATCTTATTTCTTGAAATTAAGTATTTGTGTTTATAACGACGACGCATATATAGCGGAAATGTATGTCAGAGTTTTCCGGATTTCCAATTAGATGTATATTTCGTAATTTGATCGTCCATATGTCAAGTCCGAGGTTTCACATGGATGTGTAAAGTGTAAACGAGTGAAGGAGATCAACAGAGGGACGTTGGAGCAACACTCATTCTGGGCATTGGATACACCTGAGAGAGCCGCGGACTCAATTGCAACCGGACCGAGACGCTGTCCAACAATCATAATACATTTGTATAAATAAAGGCAACCATCAGACTTTCCAGCTAAGTTATTTAGATTCCTAGATGTTACCACCTTCGGTCCGTTTGTAAATGTAGCTTTGAATTCAGTGTGACGAAGACTGGGCACAGTGAACCGCTACTCTTACGAAACAGCCCCACAAAACAGAAGAAGATGGTTTGAGTTAACTAGCGTTATGATCGAGGCTGTCTCATCCAGATTTGTAAGATCCAAAACTGACATTACTAACATcaactttgtttcaaatttcaacatATTGTATGTATG
This is a stretch of genomic DNA from Stegostoma tigrinum isolate sSteTig4 chromosome 6, sSteTig4.hap1, whole genome shotgun sequence. It encodes these proteins:
- the LOC125453058 gene encoding uncharacterized protein C11orf87 homolog, which produces MSARIHKDLSLSLSSCSGNRNFSQSNGTCVTEVGKLMYSFSATVVLIVLVTLIVGVIAVSLITFHFHKSKMKKRKMQRAQEEYERDHCSPEALNCSSPEAVGVTGSPAYQAATASRCPPHTVDSSSRPDREESESDLHCTDTARNPEFQSVLL